One window of Fimbriimonadia bacterium genomic DNA carries:
- a CDS encoding glycosyltransferase: protein MSDPPKVSAVITSYNHERFLRECIESVLSQTVPPDEILLIDDASSDASPAIAREYEGRIRVMLLDDNVGTYAALNRAIEVASGHRIAILNSDDAWEPRKLEVQTADLGDRRFSFTNGHFVDAMGVPCTYHVFGHTLMRLPSGNALVPLIYHNHCFPSTVMFEKSLWEECGRFREDLQCLGDWDLFLRMAERTEFAFVDEDLVRYRVHEAQTSKVRVERMNREEMDIRHTRVHSREIELMERAADRKAMVRALAHSAAALGTLNHLFGDARTARRWYLHSLRLYPLRGKSLLRLGLALILPRIRTP, encoded by the coding sequence GTGAGCGATCCGCCTAAAGTCAGCGCCGTAATCACCAGCTACAATCACGAGCGATTCCTTCGCGAGTGCATCGAGAGCGTCCTGTCACAGACCGTACCGCCCGATGAAATTCTGCTGATTGACGACGCAAGTAGCGATGCCTCGCCGGCCATTGCTCGCGAGTACGAAGGCCGTATCCGCGTCATGCTCCTGGACGACAACGTCGGAACGTACGCTGCTTTGAACCGCGCAATCGAAGTGGCCAGCGGACACCGGATTGCGATCCTGAACTCGGACGATGCCTGGGAGCCGCGCAAGCTGGAGGTGCAGACCGCTGATCTGGGGGACCGGCGTTTCAGCTTCACCAACGGCCACTTCGTAGATGCAATGGGTGTCCCGTGCACGTACCATGTGTTCGGGCACACGCTGATGCGGCTGCCGAGCGGGAACGCCCTGGTACCCCTCATTTACCACAACCACTGCTTTCCGAGCACCGTAATGTTCGAGAAGAGCTTGTGGGAAGAGTGTGGCCGTTTTCGCGAAGACCTGCAGTGCCTCGGGGACTGGGACCTGTTTCTGCGGATGGCGGAACGCACGGAGTTTGCCTTCGTGGACGAGGATCTGGTGCGTTACCGAGTGCACGAGGCGCAGACGAGCAAAGTGCGTGTGGAGCGGATGAACCGTGAGGAGATGGACATCAGGCACACCCGCGTTCACTCACGAGAGATCGAGTTGATGGAGCGGGCGGCCGACAGGAAGGCGATGGTGCGAGCGTTGGCGCACTCGGCCGCCGCACTCGGGACGCTGAACCACCTCTTCGGCGATGCGAGAACGGCAAGGCGTTGGTACCTGCACTCGTTGCGCCTTTACCCGCTGAGAGGTAAGAGCCTCCTCCGCCTCGGCTTGGCTCTGATCTTGCCTCGCATCCGCACGCCGTGA
- a CDS encoding ATP-dependent Clp protease adaptor ClpS yields the protein MRIRAPQTLQCVAERLGPSLGAQVPPGQRGPGRTLAPVLPDVAEEEDLEGYGAGHWVVVVYDNDYNTFDEVIAILLIATRCSLREAQTETWEVHHLGKSVVHFGSEEECKRVAAVISSIGIKVEVREE from the coding sequence ATGCGTATTCGAGCACCGCAAACCCTACAGTGTGTGGCTGAACGGCTGGGACCGTCGCTGGGCGCGCAGGTGCCGCCCGGTCAGCGTGGGCCCGGCAGAACGCTCGCGCCCGTCCTCCCCGACGTGGCCGAAGAAGAAGACCTAGAAGGCTACGGTGCGGGGCATTGGGTAGTCGTAGTCTATGACAATGATTACAATACCTTCGACGAAGTGATCGCTATTCTCCTGATCGCCACCCGCTGCAGCCTTCGCGAGGCGCAAACCGAGACCTGGGAAGTCCACCACCTGGGCAAGTCGGTGGTGCACTTCGGCTCGGAAGAGGAGTGCAAGCGGGTCGCCGCGGTCATCTCCAGCATCGGCATCAAGGTCGAAGTCCGCGAGGAGTAG
- a CDS encoding ROK family protein, with protein MIAPYIIGIDIGGSKCAVSLARHSEIVGRWEFPTEEEPSPEAVLRRLAHLADAATDRIGVSRQDVIGVGVSCGGPLDSETGMILSPPNLPDWDAVPAKEILEQALLLPVKVENDANATALAEWRLGAGRGCRSMAFLTVGTGIGAGLILDGNLYRGKRGLAGEIGHATILPEGPPCLCGKVGCLEALASGSALGRTATALFHGRTQGSASSHEVSGREVVEAFHRGNPQAREIVLRSAAYLGIGIANLLHTLDLERVILGTIAIHAGEEYLEAVRSSVAAHCWPSIWEGVEILPCGLGDRAQDYAGISLWLE; from the coding sequence ATGATTGCACCCTACATCATCGGCATAGACATTGGCGGAAGCAAATGTGCCGTTAGCCTCGCTCGCCACAGCGAGATCGTAGGTCGCTGGGAGTTTCCGACGGAAGAAGAACCAAGTCCCGAGGCAGTACTAAGACGCCTAGCCCATTTGGCCGACGCTGCCACCGACCGGATCGGGGTGTCGCGCCAAGATGTGATCGGCGTCGGCGTGTCGTGCGGAGGACCGCTCGATTCCGAGACCGGCATGATCCTATCGCCGCCCAACTTGCCCGACTGGGATGCCGTGCCCGCGAAGGAGATCCTGGAACAAGCACTGCTTTTGCCCGTGAAGGTGGAGAACGATGCGAACGCAACCGCGTTGGCCGAGTGGCGCTTGGGTGCAGGCCGCGGTTGCCGCTCGATGGCGTTTCTCACTGTGGGCACGGGGATCGGCGCGGGCCTCATTCTCGACGGCAATCTTTATCGCGGTAAGCGGGGCCTGGCGGGCGAGATAGGCCACGCCACCATCCTTCCCGAGGGGCCACCATGCCTTTGCGGCAAGGTCGGGTGTCTCGAGGCACTCGCGTCCGGCTCGGCGCTCGGCCGCACCGCCACCGCCCTCTTCCACGGCCGAACGCAAGGGTCCGCATCTTCGCACGAGGTCTCGGGACGCGAAGTGGTGGAGGCGTTCCACCGGGGTAACCCACAGGCACGCGAGATCGTGCTTCGCTCTGCTGCGTACCTCGGTATCGGCATCGCCAATCTGTTGCACACGCTGGACCTCGAGCGGGTCATCCTCGGCACCATCGCCATCCATGCGGGCGAGGAGTATCTGGAAGCCGTGCGCAGTTCGGTGGCGGCGCACTGCTGGCCGAGCATATGGGAAGGTGTGGAGATCCTGCCCTGCGGCTTGGGTGACCGGGCGCAGGACTACGCCGGGATCAGCCTGTGGCTGGAGTAA
- a CDS encoding DUF1385 domain-containing protein gives MPKAEYLQYGGQAVIEGVMMRSPRFFAVACRAPNQEIVLRTEPVENTWIGRQKWLKLPFLRGSLALLDAMALGIKALQFASRVQLDEQYEGDGPPKEERIGRNAREIPFWLGLIAVNAIVGILIGPTIGSAVVAKLVSLWHSLISPKGLIILGAAVVLVLALVLRPKKAEEQADSKGAINEIAVGGAMVMGLGFGVLLFVVLPTAAVDAFKAYEWTTAQLNLLDVGLRFLIFLDYVALISLMPDIYRVFQYHGAEHKAINTLEARQELTRENALRQTRLHQRCGTSFIVIVLLLSLLVFPFLPRPEIWFRVPLHIAILFPIAGVAYEALRLAGRMKGSLLCTVLFWPGLLTQFLTTREPNERQVDVALEALRSVVDQEGVRPTELVVA, from the coding sequence ATGCCAAAGGCCGAGTACCTTCAGTACGGCGGTCAGGCGGTAATCGAGGGTGTGATGATGCGCAGCCCTCGTTTTTTTGCTGTTGCCTGCCGCGCGCCCAATCAGGAGATCGTCCTCCGCACCGAACCTGTAGAAAACACCTGGATCGGCAGGCAGAAATGGCTCAAACTGCCGTTTCTCAGGGGCTCGTTGGCGCTCCTGGACGCCATGGCGCTCGGCATCAAGGCGCTGCAGTTCGCCTCGCGCGTGCAACTGGATGAGCAGTACGAAGGCGACGGGCCGCCGAAGGAAGAGCGGATCGGACGGAACGCGCGCGAGATCCCCTTCTGGCTCGGCTTGATTGCCGTGAACGCCATCGTAGGGATACTCATTGGCCCCACCATCGGAAGCGCGGTGGTCGCCAAATTGGTGTCCCTGTGGCACAGCCTCATCTCACCGAAAGGGCTAATCATCCTCGGGGCTGCCGTGGTGCTGGTGCTCGCTCTGGTCTTGCGCCCGAAGAAGGCCGAGGAGCAGGCGGACAGCAAAGGCGCCATCAACGAGATTGCAGTGGGCGGCGCTATGGTGATGGGCCTCGGCTTTGGCGTCTTGCTCTTCGTGGTCCTCCCCACCGCAGCCGTGGATGCGTTCAAGGCGTACGAATGGACCACCGCCCAACTCAACCTGCTCGACGTAGGCCTCCGGTTCCTGATCTTCCTGGACTACGTGGCGCTCATCAGCCTCATGCCGGACATCTACCGGGTCTTCCAGTACCACGGCGCCGAGCACAAGGCGATCAACACGCTGGAGGCTCGGCAGGAACTGACGCGCGAGAACGCGCTGCGCCAGACACGCCTGCACCAGCGTTGCGGCACCAGCTTCATCGTGATCGTGCTGTTGCTCAGCCTACTGGTGTTCCCGTTCCTTCCGCGGCCCGAGATATGGTTTCGGGTACCGCTGCATATCGCGATCCTCTTCCCCATAGCGGGTGTAGCGTACGAGGCGCTGCGGCTGGCGGGACGAATGAAGGGAAGCCTGCTGTGCACGGTGCTCTTCTGGCCTGGGCTGCTCACGCAGTTCCTCACCACCCGAGAGCCGAACGAGCGGCAGGTGGACGTCGCTTTGGAGGCGCTGCGCTCGGTGGTGGACCAAGAAGGCGTCCGCCCGACCGAACTGGTCGTCGCCTAG
- a CDS encoding tyrosine--tRNA ligase, translating to MAPNPRTQTPFLRRVGVKGAARATELDLEGDLRGGKPVGAAGDADTPGRYHLGCRETDLPPHSRSELRRRHRRSLLVTVDEQLEVLRRGAEEIISEEELRAKLERSIATGKPLRAKLGVDPTAPAVTLGWAVVLRKLRQFQDLGHEACLIVGDFTAMIGDPSGKSKTRKQLSREEVQQHVRAVEPQLYKILDPERTRIYYNADWLGKMDFADVIRLASKTTVARILERDDFTNRLREEKPIGLHEILYPLCQGQDSVQIESDVELGGTDQKFNNLVGRNLQREIGQEPQVVLLMPLLVGLDGVEKMSQSLGNYIGITEEPFQMYGKVMSIPDHLIENYFTLATDVPLDEVERLVRGIEQGTEHPMEVKKRLAREITTIYHSQAEALAAEEQWLTQYSKREGPTEVPEADIPAAAIRDGRVSLAALIAGLGLASSNGEARRLIQQGGVQLDGERISDPMATLLPVDLSGKVLKVGKHHYRRMRS from the coding sequence ATGGCACCCAATCCGCGTACGCAGACTCCCTTCCTTCGGCGAGTCGGGGTGAAGGGTGCAGCAAGGGCCACTGAGCTCGACTTGGAAGGGGACCTCAGAGGCGGTAAGCCCGTTGGGGCTGCCGGCGATGCCGACACTCCGGGTAGGTATCATCTCGGATGCCGCGAAACCGACCTGCCGCCGCATAGCCGGTCGGAACTCCGCAGACGACACCGAAGGAGCCTTCTCGTGACCGTTGACGAACAACTCGAGGTCCTGCGCAGAGGAGCCGAGGAGATCATCTCCGAAGAGGAGCTTCGCGCCAAGCTGGAGCGTTCGATAGCCACCGGCAAGCCGCTCCGCGCGAAGCTGGGTGTGGACCCCACCGCTCCTGCGGTCACGCTCGGTTGGGCCGTGGTGCTGCGCAAGCTTCGCCAGTTCCAGGACCTGGGTCACGAGGCATGTCTCATCGTCGGCGACTTCACCGCGATGATTGGAGATCCGAGCGGCAAGAGCAAGACAAGGAAACAGCTGAGCCGGGAAGAGGTCCAGCAGCACGTGCGCGCAGTGGAACCGCAGCTCTACAAGATCCTAGACCCCGAGCGCACACGCATCTATTACAACGCCGACTGGTTGGGCAAGATGGACTTCGCGGACGTGATCCGCCTCGCCTCCAAGACCACCGTCGCACGTATCCTGGAGCGGGACGACTTTACCAACCGTCTGCGCGAGGAGAAGCCGATCGGCCTGCACGAGATCCTTTACCCGCTGTGCCAAGGACAGGACTCGGTGCAGATAGAGTCGGACGTCGAGCTGGGAGGGACCGACCAGAAGTTCAACAACCTGGTCGGACGCAACCTACAGCGCGAGATCGGCCAGGAGCCGCAGGTGGTGCTGCTGATGCCGCTTTTAGTGGGCCTGGACGGCGTGGAGAAGATGTCGCAGTCGCTGGGCAACTACATCGGCATCACGGAAGAGCCGTTCCAGATGTATGGCAAAGTGATGTCCATTCCGGACCACCTCATCGAGAACTACTTCACTTTGGCGACGGACGTGCCGTTGGACGAGGTCGAGCGGCTGGTACGCGGCATCGAGCAGGGCACAGAGCATCCGATGGAAGTGAAGAAGCGGCTGGCGCGCGAGATAACCACCATCTACCACTCGCAGGCGGAGGCACTGGCGGCTGAGGAGCAGTGGCTAACCCAGTACAGTAAGCGCGAGGGACCGACGGAAGTGCCCGAGGCCGACATACCCGCAGCTGCAATTCGCGATGGACGGGTGTCTTTGGCAGCGCTCATCGCGGGATTGGGGCTGGCGTCCTCGAACGGCGAGGCGCGACGGCTGATCCAACAGGGCGGGGTGCAGCTCGACGGTGAACGTATCAGCGATCCGATGGCGACGCTTCTACCTGTCGACCTAAGCGGCAAAGTGCTGAAGGTAGGCAAGCACCACTATCGGCGAATGCGATCGTAG
- the rpmE gene encoding 50S ribosomal protein L31: MKENIHPKYVKTVVSCGCGNTFETISTNPTVNVEICYACHPFFTGKQKLVDTEGRVEKFMQKYGIKNK, translated from the coding sequence ATGAAGGAAAACATCCACCCGAAATACGTGAAGACCGTCGTGAGCTGTGGCTGCGGGAACACCTTCGAGACCATCTCGACGAACCCGACGGTGAACGTCGAGATCTGCTACGCGTGCCATCCCTTCTTCACCGGCAAGCAGAAGTTGGTTGACACCGAGGGCCGCGTCGAGAAGTTCATGCAGAAGTACGGAATCAAGAACAAGTAA
- a CDS encoding ATP-dependent Clp protease adaptor ClpS, which translates to MREGIGVLDLPARTDAPELQSDRWLCWILNNEVTPFVDVIVTLMHATRCDYSEAYAEAWEAHMFGKAVCHIADREECLSVAAAMSGIGVQTEVVREWE; encoded by the coding sequence ATGAGAGAGGGGATCGGCGTTCTCGACCTTCCGGCGCGCACCGACGCTCCCGAGCTACAGAGCGACCGGTGGTTGTGCTGGATCCTGAACAACGAAGTAACGCCGTTCGTAGATGTGATCGTGACGTTGATGCACGCCACCCGGTGTGACTACTCCGAGGCCTATGCGGAGGCGTGGGAGGCGCACATGTTCGGCAAGGCGGTGTGTCACATCGCCGACCGCGAGGAGTGCCTTTCGGTCGCCGCTGCGATGAGCGGCATCGGCGTGCAGACCGAAGTGGTTCGCGAATGGGAGTAG
- a CDS encoding NAD(P)H-dependent oxidoreductase, translating into MNVCVIHSHPKPYGSLNYAFVEAYVRGAESAGHVARVLDLYRMHYETCLVLADDWVQPLEPDLVRAQQTIQWCDHLAVIFPLWCNTTPARLTGFIERAFAPIAAEFKKDKWHPLLTGRSARVLITADAPKESIEQANSARIQVCSMLSWAGMDPIEYRLFDLVAKSTMKQRKEWVREVEQFGANLP; encoded by the coding sequence ATGAACGTCTGCGTGATCCACTCCCACCCCAAGCCGTACGGCAGCCTGAACTACGCATTCGTCGAGGCCTACGTGCGGGGTGCCGAAAGCGCGGGCCACGTGGCGAGAGTGCTGGACCTCTACCGCATGCACTACGAAACGTGCCTCGTCCTTGCCGACGACTGGGTGCAGCCGCTGGAGCCCGATCTCGTTCGCGCGCAGCAGACCATCCAGTGGTGCGACCATCTGGCGGTCATCTTCCCGCTGTGGTGCAACACCACGCCGGCCCGCCTGACGGGCTTCATCGAACGCGCCTTCGCCCCCATCGCCGCGGAGTTCAAGAAGGACAAGTGGCATCCTCTGCTCACCGGTCGCAGCGCACGAGTGCTCATCACCGCGGACGCACCGAAAGAGAGCATCGAACAAGCAAACTCCGCACGCATCCAAGTGTGCAGCATGCTTTCCTGGGCGGGGATGGACCCTATCGAGTACCGCCTTTTCGACTTGGTGGCGAAGTCCACGATGAAACAGCGCAAGGAGTGGGTCAGAGAGGTCGAGCAGTTCGGTGCGAACCTCCCCTAG
- the maf gene encoding septum formation protein Maf translates to MRPRLILASASPRRRELLASLGLRFDVIPSEVDETVPDLLPDPCLTARRLAAAKAEAVARLHPDAVVVGADTLVCLGRRSLAKPADEADAARMLRLLSGKTHRVITGIAVCGKGRTARASETTWVTFRPLMEQEILEYVRTGEPLDKAGAYGIQAGAGSFVARVEGCYNNVVGLPVARLVRLLRWAGVLD, encoded by the coding sequence GTGCGGCCTCGTCTCATTCTGGCTTCGGCCTCGCCCCGCCGGCGCGAGCTGCTGGCCTCGCTCGGCTTGCGGTTCGACGTGATCCCGAGCGAAGTGGACGAGACCGTGCCCGACCTGCTTCCCGACCCCTGCCTTACAGCGCGGCGGCTCGCGGCGGCCAAGGCCGAAGCAGTCGCGCGTCTCCATCCCGATGCCGTGGTTGTTGGTGCAGACACCCTGGTGTGCCTCGGCCGCCGCTCGCTCGCGAAACCCGCCGATGAGGCCGATGCGGCGAGGATGCTACGGCTGCTCTCCGGCAAGACGCACCGCGTTATTACCGGGATTGCGGTATGCGGGAAGGGACGGACAGCGCGCGCATCGGAAACTACATGGGTGACGTTTCGCCCGCTCATGGAACAAGAAATCCTGGAGTATGTCCGCACCGGCGAACCATTGGATAAGGCGGGTGCGTATGGAATACAGGCGGGAGCTGGGAGCTTTGTTGCGCGCGTCGAGGGCTGCTACAATAACGTGGTCGGCCTTCCGGTAGCGCGACTGGTTCGCCTGCTGCGCTGGGCGGGCGTTCTCGACTAA
- a CDS encoding alpha-mannosidase, protein MVVERMHKHPDVTVKRLRRFLSDRLVGHFYGRKVPLSLAVSQQQGIRDERAARAARFLPVEPGFRWGPVWSTAWFRITGNVPEEWNGENVLAAIDLGAETTVWWNNAPREGLDRNHRYHHYEGGPEVDLIAEAYAINPLVSDWGRPKDPPATPCEVGECFLFLPDARLWSYYHDFRVALGLLEELPRDEPRFGRLLYAMNESVNAFSREGIDAATEVLREEWYQPACASAHKVSAIGHAHIDTAWLWPLHITMKKCAHTFSTATRYMELYPDYKFLCSQAAQYEWIREQYPGLFERIKEMVKRGQWEPTGSMWVEADCNVPSGESLVRQFLYGKRYFLEHFGVETKDMWLPDVFGYSAALPQILKLAGVDYFLTQKICWNDTNVFPHHTFRWKGIDGTEVLSHFMPANDYCCNMTPKQLLFSVHNFKEHGRSDRSLYVYGYGDGGGGPTVDMIEAGLRMRDVEGLPRVEMEFARDFLRKTFEEARDLATWWGELYFELHRGTYTTQATNKKHNRKCELLLRDAEMLASLFCGASAYPRDALEEAWKLVLLNQFHDILPGSSIEEVYRDSDRDYTRVYDLLRPVVDGVVQESRGEHVALYSTREAGFGDLGTVRLAGGKKYQSIEWAEGGVSPLQQLGEEALFAVPPFGIGRLSGKLSETVVPASILSVDERTLENEHLAVRIDDAGSIASLVLKASDQQVVAEGRVCNEIQLLEDVPNNWEAWDIDLFSHETVRSLPGRAEIEVVEHGPVRAAVRVTKTFGSSRIVQDIRLAASAPFVEFATTVDWHEDRKMLKAAFPVRVNSPRATYEIQFGHVERPTHYNTSWDQARFEVCGHKWADLSEGGWGVALINDCKYGHDTYLDTIRLTLLRAPQAPDPTADRGTHHFTYWLYPHLGDFRQAGVVTVANRLNSPVRCVRTASPVDTHSFLEITAPPDGPKLVVETLKRAEGSNDLILRLYEAHNARGKAGIRFGFPVVQAQRCDLLERAVGEAIEVRDGTITLDVRPFEIITLKLGQGLA, encoded by the coding sequence ATGGTAGTCGAGCGTATGCACAAGCATCCCGACGTCACGGTCAAACGCCTTCGGCGGTTCCTTTCCGACAGACTCGTAGGCCACTTCTACGGCCGTAAGGTCCCCTTGTCACTCGCGGTCTCCCAACAGCAGGGGATACGCGACGAGCGCGCCGCCCGTGCTGCGCGGTTCCTTCCCGTGGAGCCAGGCTTCCGCTGGGGTCCAGTGTGGTCCACAGCCTGGTTTCGCATCACGGGAAACGTGCCAGAAGAGTGGAATGGCGAAAACGTGCTAGCAGCGATCGACCTGGGAGCTGAAACCACCGTGTGGTGGAACAATGCGCCGCGCGAGGGCCTGGATCGCAACCACCGTTACCACCATTACGAAGGCGGGCCGGAAGTGGACCTGATCGCCGAAGCCTACGCGATCAATCCGCTGGTATCGGACTGGGGCCGCCCGAAAGACCCTCCCGCGACTCCGTGCGAGGTGGGTGAGTGCTTCCTCTTCTTGCCGGATGCGAGATTGTGGTCCTACTACCACGACTTCCGCGTGGCTTTGGGCCTACTGGAGGAGCTTCCGAGGGACGAGCCGCGATTCGGACGCCTCTTGTATGCCATGAACGAATCGGTTAATGCATTCAGTCGCGAGGGGATTGACGCCGCGACGGAGGTACTGCGCGAAGAGTGGTATCAGCCTGCGTGTGCCTCGGCGCACAAGGTGAGTGCCATCGGCCATGCGCATATAGACACCGCGTGGCTTTGGCCACTTCATATCACCATGAAGAAGTGCGCACACACCTTCTCGACGGCTACGCGATACATGGAACTGTATCCCGACTACAAGTTTCTTTGCAGCCAAGCCGCACAGTACGAGTGGATTCGTGAGCAGTACCCAGGGCTCTTCGAACGAATCAAGGAGATGGTGAAGCGCGGGCAGTGGGAGCCCACTGGCAGCATGTGGGTAGAAGCCGACTGCAACGTACCCTCCGGAGAGTCGCTCGTGCGTCAGTTCCTATACGGCAAGCGCTACTTCCTCGAGCACTTCGGAGTGGAGACCAAAGACATGTGGCTGCCGGACGTGTTCGGATACAGCGCCGCGCTGCCGCAGATTCTGAAGCTGGCCGGGGTGGACTACTTCCTGACTCAAAAGATATGCTGGAACGATACCAACGTTTTCCCCCACCACACCTTCCGTTGGAAGGGTATTGACGGCACCGAGGTGCTCTCTCACTTCATGCCCGCCAACGATTACTGCTGTAACATGACACCGAAGCAGCTCTTGTTCAGCGTGCATAACTTCAAGGAGCACGGGCGATCCGATCGGTCACTGTACGTATACGGCTACGGTGATGGCGGCGGTGGTCCGACGGTGGACATGATCGAGGCCGGCCTGCGCATGAGGGATGTGGAAGGGCTTCCGCGCGTAGAGATGGAGTTCGCCAGGGACTTCCTGCGCAAGACTTTCGAGGAGGCGAGGGACCTCGCTACGTGGTGGGGGGAGCTGTACTTCGAGCTGCACCGCGGCACCTACACCACCCAAGCAACTAACAAGAAGCACAACCGCAAGTGCGAGCTGCTACTTCGCGACGCCGAGATGCTCGCATCGCTGTTCTGCGGTGCGTCCGCCTATCCTCGCGACGCGCTGGAAGAGGCGTGGAAGCTGGTGCTGCTCAACCAGTTCCACGATATCCTTCCTGGCTCGAGCATCGAGGAGGTGTATCGAGACAGCGACAGGGATTACACGCGCGTGTATGACCTCCTTAGGCCCGTGGTAGATGGAGTGGTGCAGGAGAGCCGCGGAGAGCATGTCGCCCTGTACTCGACACGTGAGGCAGGATTCGGTGATCTCGGCACTGTGAGGCTCGCGGGCGGTAAGAAGTACCAAAGCATCGAGTGGGCGGAGGGAGGAGTATCTCCGCTGCAGCAGTTAGGCGAGGAAGCCTTGTTCGCGGTTCCACCATTCGGCATCGGGCGACTGTCCGGAAAGCTCTCGGAAACCGTGGTTCCTGCGAGCATCCTGTCAGTGGACGAAAGGACGCTGGAGAACGAGCACCTGGCTGTTCGGATTGATGATGCAGGCAGCATTGCTTCGCTGGTTCTCAAGGCTAGCGACCAGCAGGTGGTCGCGGAAGGGCGCGTGTGCAACGAGATACAACTCCTAGAGGACGTGCCGAACAACTGGGAGGCATGGGACATAGACCTCTTCTCCCACGAGACCGTGCGGTCGTTGCCAGGTCGAGCGGAAATCGAAGTGGTCGAGCACGGCCCGGTGCGAGCAGCTGTGCGAGTGACGAAGACATTCGGCTCCAGCCGGATAGTCCAGGACATCCGTCTCGCGGCAAGTGCTCCGTTCGTGGAATTCGCTACCACCGTGGATTGGCACGAGGACCGCAAGATGCTGAAGGCGGCCTTCCCGGTACGCGTGAACTCCCCCCGAGCCACCTACGAGATTCAGTTCGGCCATGTGGAGCGTCCTACGCACTATAACACCAGTTGGGACCAAGCGCGTTTCGAGGTATGCGGTCACAAGTGGGCGGACCTGAGCGAGGGCGGATGGGGCGTAGCGTTGATCAATGACTGCAAGTATGGCCACGACACCTATCTCGACACGATACGGCTCACACTGTTGCGCGCACCGCAAGCCCCCGACCCGACAGCCGATAGAGGCACTCATCACTTCACCTATTGGCTGTACCCACACCTCGGCGACTTCCGGCAGGCTGGAGTGGTGACCGTGGCCAACCGGCTCAACTCGCCCGTCCGGTGCGTCCGAACCGCGAGCCCTGTCGACACGCACTCCTTCCTCGAGATCACCGCCCCGCCGGATGGCCCGAAGCTGGTGGTGGAGACACTGAAACGAGCCGAGGGCTCGAACGACCTGATTCTTCGCCTGTACGAAGCGCACAACGCTAGGGGGAAGGCCGGCATCCGGTTCGGGTTCCCCGTTGTGCAGGCACAGCGCTGCGACCTGCTAGAGCGCGCTGTAGGGGAAGCGATCGAAGTGCGGGACGGCACCATCACACTAGACGTGCGCCCCTTCGAGATTATTACTCTCAAGCTCGGGCAGGGGCTTGCCTAG